The Gouania willdenowi chromosome 14, fGouWil2.1, whole genome shotgun sequence nucleotide sequence ctggcatgtccaccagattgGATGTATAgcaaaacattttatatattccAAGAGAGTAGGTGTAGCTGTATTATTATATCACATTTCAGTTTaatatgtgatgtagttcctgagatattagaagctgaaaatggaacaaaaataaggacgcacgaaaatcgacacataccccccccctcactaaattatccatatctcaaaaagtatttatcagataaaactaaaaattgacagtgtgtctattgaataatcacgttAACACatggtaaaaatttcagaattttctgATAGCGAACTGTGTGGGCCATTTGTGCAATGAcatgttagcatagcatagcagcAGTGCTGAAGTCTTCCTAATGTTTGTTTAACATGATGAAAAAGGTAATGCAGTGGAGTGGACAACATGAAAGCtggtcacagccatcacacactggTAAAACTCAGTGGTTCCTGTTCTGATACCTACAGTATGTCCTTCATTGCCAAAAAGTTGTTCTCAGGTTTCCACGGATACGGTTGATGATAACAGAGTTTTTTTACCAGAGCCCAAATTCTCAGTTtatcttttatttcaaagagGGAGACACTGACTCATTAGGGTAACGGAGTGGAACCGGTtttctgtgaaactaaataaaatgactttttttttcaaaaatctttaTTGTGGAATAACTTTAAAGTTTTGGTGCATCCAACTTATGGTGATACTGGACAATAAAAAGGCATGTATGCTTTGGTAGCATGAAAATACATTTGCAAAATTCCTCTTGCAATGGTCGGACCCAAAGTTGTGACATATAAAAAAACTAGCAGAAATAGAAAGCTaggatttttctgctttattaaagcaaaaaaaaaaaaaatcctcaaaatgaTTTGTTAAAAATAGTGTTGGGActtgattaaataaatgatctcatgtaacaatatttgacacacgaagcaacattttttaatttaaatgtattttagtgtctgactgaatcaatgaaaacaataaatgagcttaaacaacaaaatatagtgtttattatttccatcactgagtgctaacataatgtgtaatatgaataaagaatattgtgATTGCATTGTTctcaaagcacaaacttaaatgtaAGTAACCTATATTCACgcttttctaaaacaaatgtgtttttgtattaaaattaaaaaaaaaaaaaaaaaaaaacagaacttaGTTCAGAACATTCTAGAGAAGtgtaaactgaacagtgtaaaatagttagaatatctgtggcatgaaataaacagagcaactgatgaagctgatgaatgaAAAAACTGCGTTATTTTCTTTTAGtgagttatttttctgtaatttattaatcacaattaacgcATTAAAGTCAGATCCTTATAGTTAAAAAGTATCGGGCCAGGAAAATGATTTCTGCATTTGTCCCTAATGAAAATTTTGCCTAtaaacagttttttgtttttgtcttgtcaCATTATttcatgttattatttttttcatgtgatCTAATATGATTTTGTTGTCCCGTCACTTCCTGTTGTTCGACTCTCAGGTGCAATACCAGAAGTGTCTGGTGGCTCAAACGCCACCTCCGAGATCCAAATCGCTCCACGAGACGCCATTGAATGTGAAAAGGTCAAACTCCATGGACGGCGCGGCCTTCGCTCCGCTGATGTCTCTTTACCACCACGACAGAAGCTCCACGATTGGCCGAGCCACGAAGGCGGGCGGTGGCGTGAGGAAAGGCATGCTGGCTTTCTTCGAAACCTTTCGAAACAAACAAGGCACCGGCTCGtagtgagggggcggggccagcaGAGCCCAGCTCCTGGTCGTCCAATCAGACGTCACCAGCAACACAAAACCAAAGGGCCGAATGAACTCTGACCTCCACCAGTAAAGATACGTAACAGCAACCGATGAAACCAGTTGATCATCTGAGGTAGAATAGAACGGTAAAAAGCTTCCTGTTTAGGTTCAGTTGTAGCGACTGTTGCCACGGTGACCAGTGCAGACTGATGCTAGGTAGTTATATTAGTTAGCATGTTGAAGAAACCCCTGAATGTATTGTAAACAACGAGCCCTGAACGCAACCCTCCTGCGGCCTTCTGATTGGCTTACGTTGCGCTGTGTTTAAGCCAAAACAAGTTGattgttttattgaaaactTTGGCACAAAAACCAGCAATGATGTCAGGAATAAACAACTTGAATGAGTCCAAACTCCtcgatttgttttgttttactgcaAAAGACTCATCATTAAACAACGTATGTTTAAAATGATGATTGACATCCAACCAATGGGTGCAGACTCATTTTTCTCAGGGGCTTCAAAatctttttagttcaggggtcaaatacggaGGAGTTTAATTCCACGTGGGTCATAGAGTTTCACTTTTCATTTCCTATTACATTTAATTGAGGGAAATATGATGTAATAATTTGACGAAGATTTAGGAATTTTGTAGGaatattgagttttttcaacagtttacctttaaaaatgactgcaatcgtgtGATacaagcaccgggaaaactgtgagcacctgcagatgttgttcatttacacaatgattcatttttactttctcctgcaggccgaattgaatgctccaaagggccagatttggcccccaggccttgagtttgacacatgtgcattAGGGTAACGGAGTGGAACCGTTTTTCTGTGACACTAactaaaattacattattttcaaaatCTTTTCACCTTTCTTTTCCCTTAAACAGCGCACGAATGATGGCTGACAATAGAGCGTAATcatggagctcttcttctctgcttcattgtctactgtcgccccctgcagtcacagattttcacacaactgtttttatcctctttcggtaaacaaaagaggtttacatcaacatctttaacttttcctggttatttagagcaacccaacCCACCAAACACCCAACATCATTtagatgttctgtttttgggcTAAATCTGGTCGGTTCGTCTTAGCCTCGATTCAGCCCAAATATAGTTGTTGAAATTAAGGTGTTTTTTGGTCGGTCAAAATTAGTCCAAATTTAGCCCCATTATTGTCGTTGAAATTCCGCATTGGATTGTCCAACTTATAGAAATTGTCCAACTAGGTCCacattttttcagttattttgtaattgtaatttggaCCAAAttagccaaaaataaataaaataaaataagaaaaggtATGGGAACAACTTTAAACAAAACAgcccacaaacataaaccaaaaaatacaaatctgatTCATGTACAAGTTTACTTCAAAGATTCCCACAATAAACTATTACATTTTGGGAAGGTAAGATATaacacttttaaataaataatcaactaaCTAAATTCATATTGAGTGAATAGTACTTTGCCCAGAAAAAGACAGCTTTTCACCTTTCACTTTTCGATTAAATATTGACTTTGTGGCAAAATGTCCTTTTAACCACATTTTCTGGGTGGGAAAGtcgcacaagttgtcattttgactgaaaaagctgctaaatgatgtaaaaatcagccTGAATACTTCACTCTAATAAAAAaccatgagatgtttacaggcagtggggccgtgtgacatcatcagtcacatgatttcaagacacaggctctaaaactgttagtctcatttttaaaagctaataaaatgaatatggtgcataataatgttttgttaggcttagatcttctaataagcacaataaaaaagtttttatgccacatttgtaaaaacagtggaggatccctttaatgaaAGTATATTTAAAGatacattaatacattaataagtACATGAGTGAGACACAGTGACGACTGTACATCCAACCAATGGGAGCAGACTGCAGGAGAGAGGAATCTGGCTTTAATAAAGTACCAGAttatcatcacacacacacacacacacacacacacacacacacacacacacacacacacacacacacacacacacacacacctcatgcTGAGTCAATATGCACAGAGGACCATCACCACCATTAGACATTTGCTGACTACGCTgttcacacacacttacactggTTAATGGATCTACTGGAAACTGTTGTTGGAGATGATTGGCTGAGGAGACTTAATGAACTGCTCTAGATCTATCATTTTAACAGATTTTAGGCTTATTGTTAAAGGGTACTTAAATATTAAAGATTACGTACAATACGAGAGGTTtactgaaattattttctataaaagtCCTTGTAGAGCAGACAGGAATAGAATAAAACCTGCTCGTTCACGACAGACGGATGCTGCCATTTATGTCCAAACTCATCATTCATGGTATTGAAACAAAAACTGACCAAACAAAATGGAGGAATAGGCtgaatcagtgattctcaaccttcAGGTCAGGATGACATTTGGGGTTGCGAGAGGGGGTCATCagatgctttttttaaaaaacaatttaagcccattgTTTCTtacttttaccatttttttttgtaactacaccaaacttttcatattttaacccattttcatcactttttcttgccacattttgctccttttaatacatttttgctacattactcccatttctgacacttctccattacatttcaatgcctttcatACACATTTTCCCACtgtcaagacattttcaacactttaaaccctttccacctctTTTCCACCTaatcattattgtcacttttaacctttttttttttttttttttttaccatatttcatgcttatatgGTGCATTCCATTTCTTCcactttaaagccaatatttgactctgttaaaatcccatttcaccaccttttccaacattttttgttcacattaacagtggatattattcagatgaataaataaatgtggttatcacagattcatagaacaatggaccatcattttactgactttatggatggaccccaaaaatctctcccctttattcctccttatagatggtcctgtctccacatgactgttgttcaatgttcatgtctgtgttcaaccaccttcagctacagtgggggtccctgatCTCTGGAATCTGTATTCTGGAGGTTCCTGGTCTGAATCATAGTCTTTAGTTTATCACTAGTTTATCACTACCTGACCAAACCTGTAGTATGTCAGAAACACTTTAGCCTCATGAGCATCTgatacaggggtgtcaaacatgtGGATCGGGGGCCAAAACTGGCACACCAGGACAATTCACCAAATATGAGAAAGTAATAAAATTAACTGCAATGTGTTTATTTGACCACCAGGGAGCAGAATATAGCAGACAGATGTACAATATGTTATTTTACAACATGTTTCATATTTGACCACAGGAACCCCACTACTACAGTGAAAGTAGAGGTTCAACACAATGATTCTGTTGTTAATCCTggttaacaaattaaataaaattaaaaaaaaaatactctggTTTGTTGGTTGATGGTGGTTTGATGAAATTGTagttattttatgaaaatattgttgttgtttttaataatatgtgtTATAAAATAATACTTCAGTAAATGTTAACATCTTAATAATGTATCAATACTTCTATTCACTAAAACaaagacatactgtacatttagaGAACTGTTAATTTATCAATCATTATTTTACTTGTTTGGCCCAATAAGGATTAAATTGGACGGTATGTGGCCCCTGAGGTAAAATGAGTGTAAAGGTGAGTATTGAGTGAATTATTGTTTAGAAGGAAGATGAATTAATAAAGAAGTCATTCAGAAAATGAGGTTCATTTGAAGAATACTGGGCGTCTCATTCCTTCTACACAGGATTTGAACAAATGGAAGGTGGAGATGGAGTTCAAATCATGCCAGAAATTCAAAAAACACACCCAAAATGTTGTCCTCCTGCCCAACAAACTAATTTTAtcttgcaaataagaaacatacccatcaaaaaaaaaaaaaaaaaaaaaaaatacagcatgTTTTAAACGTACgtagaaacatgtttttaattataaaaatgaTGTATTTGGGATGGGACAGATTGAGAATACGAGGCattagtcgaccactgggaccTACTTAGAGTTCAGGGTCTTGTTCAAGCAGACTTTGACATGTATAGCCTTAGAAACTAACTCACAACCTCTCAATTAGAAGTGACGCATCTTCCtcctgagccacagtcgcccaTAGTATAAGtaaaaaacatgacatttgATCTGATCTGAATGACATTTTCTATTTGCAAACCACACTAAGTTTCTTCTAAGTGTCAGCAGTCTTATTGTTTGAATCAATAGGGATGCCATCTTGTTTGTTTAGAAAGTTCCAGGTCCTTGCTGGTATTTGCCAGTTGGAGCCGATTCCCTGGGATCCAATAGTCTTTGCCTGCGtttgaatattccctcctatctcctttcctgtccacttttccttaatccTGTGACCTCATccaggtgttaggagacttcctaaaggagttagggaaaggccatcacgttgttttagcaatcagacgcacttccactaggtgacgtaatagcGTCCTAGGtcaatgaaatatgttgaataaaacaaaatgtggctaaaaatgtctctgatccctttttcttaaTCGACAGagtgttttatgtcagttataatctgataatttgTCTTACATAtcataaaatatgggttttagattattaaaAGTtgttgcattggtaacttacacgATCTGTGTCCCTTTTCAgtctttgtgtttctgtgaaccTTTAAATGTcctcgccgcaaggaattgtgggtcagcattatgtggtctcctttggtaaaggatgcgtcagtgtttcctaggctaaaggaggttataaaggaagcattgagcctcttttccttagcttttagagaaatGGAACAGTCCTTATTATGGCCAACACTTAAATATGTCCGGGGGTtcaggaaaagtggataggaaaggagataggaaggactattcggacgcagccttaATATTTCACTTGTTCTACAGGGTTTTGTAAAAACTTGTTTGCTGTCTGAATCTGACTAAAAGACTACTCCATACTTTTAATATGTTATGACTAAGCATGTTCCACAGCATGTGTACCTAGTTTACcactcttttattttatacaatagTAAATCAGGCCTAAAGTGTAAGAAAACCTTgtttcaaaatagaaaaaaaagaacgtaCATCCTTTTCATCATCGTCCCtttgataaaaacaaatcattataaacaaaaaaatgttaaattcataTCTGAATAATAGATATAGACATTTTTGAATGATCATATGTTGACTTACAAGTAAATGAGatcatttcaaagtaaaaaaaataactagaaTAAAGCAGAACAAAAACTAGATTTATGTCCTTGTCTTACTTTAACTTTAGAGGTTCTATTATCTGGGAGGGTCGACCTGTCCTGCTGTTATTTaccgtctttttttttactctgctgTGTGTTTTCTTGGTTTCAATGCGGTCACCAAACAAAGTGGCTGTTTAAGAGGCTTTATTTAAATAACCATAACAACACCATGCTGGCTGTAGAGCGCAAAATCTTAATGTTACACTGTTTGTGAAAATGTGCTTCACTAGAAAACAATCATGTAAAGTGTGTGTAGCCAAAGAAGAAAAGTGTAGAAAAGTGGACCATTGGTCACCATTGATAAGTTAGAACTTCATTGATTCACATTCAATTAACACGAGCAAAAAAACCAGAATCAGCATAAAAGTCAAACAGAGGATCATTTCTAGATTAATTACCATTATATAAGAGTACATttaacagggttggggtcaggtacttattacagttacaattactttttcaaCTATAACTcacttacaattacagtgaccagcattttttccaattacaattattctttatcctgtacaattatgttctcaattactgagcctgaaataaataacctaataaaagttaaccttcctcttgtgttagctttatgttagcatctctaatgctaacaggtcctaaatcagctgtaaaatacactaaaaactagtatctatcatttatttcttatctattagttaccttgttaggtttcctatTATTTAGGTTTGAAATAATATTTATGttgtgggcgtctgagactttttttttaatgtcagtatatatatatatatatatatatatatatatatatatatatatatatatatatatatatatatatataaataaatgtcagaactgtacacagaactgtaacatggttccctcgTTTTGCATTCAATTAATATTGACAatgtttatagaattttcattggaattacaaatacaaagtaaattatctgacctcaattacaatttcacttTATCATGGCCCCTCATTGaaactaaaatacattataatttactaatatgtataaagaagattattttaactggccaattatttagattatttcaagaaaagatcaaatactCCCATCAAATCCACTTATACAATAAACTCAACTTCCTAATACCAACTATATTAATATTTCTACcaatattttgggttttttttagagATTTTAACTTATGGAACAAATGTCCTATGGACCTGAACGACACATCAACTTTACGCATATTTAAAAGATctttaaagccatatttttatatatcatgtattttttaatgtatttgttggtgcaatgaaaatgtgtcttgatgtGCCTTTTTATGTAacgtttctgtatatttttaactatctttaatgtttctgttCTTACAGTATAGTATGTAAACTAGAATCTTATTTTCATGGACACACGGAAGATTAGCAACCACCACGGTGGAAGCTAAGGgggatccaatgaacaaataaataaactatcatTACAacggcaacagatttttaaattacagttataattacaccataattgtaattataattgaccccaacccaagAATAATTTGATCTATTCTGTTGGACCAAACTAGCCAAAGTAGCAGAATAGTGCAGACAGCAGCAGATCTGAAGAACATCATGGAAAAATATCAGCAGGTTGTGTTCAGGGACGTTGAAGTGTTTGCTGCCCCATTTACCTGAAACGTGCACGTGGCGAGCGCACATCGTCACACGTCTGTTTCCGATAGACCCAAACAAAGTGCTGAGCTCAGCGGCAGGTGGTGGATTGGTGATTGGAGCAAACCGGATCATAACGGGTCATTAGCCGTGTTTGTTCTGCTGAGAACCAATCCCACGCACATATGCActcagggggcgtggccacgAGAAAGTCCGCTTTTTAAAGAGCTGAAGTTCTTACCTCAACCTCACACCTTCCTTCTTCTGTTCAGCCGGAGACATCAACAGGTGAGTGAACAACCGAGAACCAGGAACCATATGACAGGAACTACACACAGGGTCAACAGACCAGGAACCATAGAACAGGAACCATACGCAGGGTCAACAGACCAGGAACCATAGAACAGGAACCATACGCAGGGTCAACAGACCAGGAACCATAGAACAGGAACCATACACAGGGTCAACAGACCAGGAACCACACACCAGAAACCATACACAGGGTCAACAGACCAGGAACCATGGAACAGGAACCATACACAGGGTCAACAAACCAGGAACCATAAAACAGGATCCACACACAGGGTCAACAGAGCAGGAACCATGGAACAGGAATTACATGCTGAGTAAACAGACCAGTAACAACACACCAGGAACCATAGAACAGGAATCACACACAGGGTCAACAGACCAGGAACCACACACCAGGAACTACACAACAGGAACCACACACCAGGAACTACAGAACAGGAACCACACACCAGGAACTACAGAACAGGAACCACACACCAGGAACAGGAAACCAGATCTGTCAACATTCCCCTATAATTCCTACAGGACTCAGAGTCTGCTGTGGTTCTGGATTAGAGTCCAGTGTGTTTCAAACAGATCTGAACGTTTAGGTTTAAATGGGTTTCTACAGAGACAAAGTGGGAACCCATTGAACAGTTTAATGGTCCAGTCAAACGTGTCAGTAATTCACCTGACGACCATTTCAAACTGTCTTTGGGACCAAACTACGACCATTTAAACTACAGCACAGAACGGTTCCACATATAGTGGCGTTTTGGTATTTCTCTCTTTTCATTCTTAGGTGTAGCAGTTAGCACGTTAGCCTGGGTTTGATTCCCAGGCAGCAGGCCAATCtgtgtagtttgcatgttctccctgttaATCGCTGATTTTAATGTGTCGTTGATTCCACAGAAGAGTTCTAGATATAAAAACACAGCTGATTAgtaaacaaaataattcaaacCTCTACTTTTTTACATTAACAAAGACAATTTACGCCAAAATTAAAAATTCCAAATAGTTACTTCCTTAAACGCAAATATAGAATGTCAATGCCaatgtcagtgtttttattattattaatgattcaAACAGACAACATTAAACTTCTTCATCAGTGTTACTATGTTATCTTGTCCTGGTGCTTTCAGGTTCTCCTCCATCATGGCAGCGCTGTGgttctcctccctgctcctcctcctggtCTCCTCCGCTGCAGCTCAGGCTGTGGCTCCGCCCCAACACCTGTGTGGGTCACACCTGGTCGACGCCCTCTACCTGGTCTGTGGTGAACGAGGATTCTTCTACAACCCCAAGAGGGACGTGGACCCCCTGCTGGgtaagagtactgatatatcctactgaagtagaactgttacttgatttacattgtactcaagtaaaaagtagctcaattaaatagtactagtgaagttactagttactctaaccccccatgtttatttttggtaataaaactTGTCACAGTAAACAGCTAAagtaacttaatttattttccacaaaagcatctgtatgaaataaaatgtttttcaacatgtacaattatcataattaaataataataataataataataataagtatagctacattcatGAACTCtgtcaaatgtgccatgtgggtaacaacataataggtggCAGTGTGAACGGGCTATTTAgtgtatacattttttgttttttttttgactagcGAGTGAAGGCAAACATGGCCAAAAGCGCctcaaaagtgacaaaaatgtgacaagATAAGAGTGTAAAGTGAAAATGGGTCAAAAACAGTACAAACTGGCCAAAAAAAGGGCAAATTAAGAGGAACCGGGGGTATATAATggtcaaaatgtggcaaacaatagtgaaaaaaggcaaaaaatgtggaacaaaaagatgaaaagtggccaaaaaaataacaattaaagaaaggacaaatatttgataaaaaaaatggatttaaaaaaaaaaaaaataggaaaaaagatataaaaagagtcagaactttttggaaaGGGGAAacaatgagacaaaaaaaaaaataggtttccTGTTGGGATAATATgaaaaattaagacataaagagccacatgttgaaaatcactgacttaataacagtttctacatggtgtctctgataatgtagtgggctggtctggacacaaaatgctaGGGCAGAATGTTTGTTCCTGATAGAATAGGAAcatatggattaaaaaaaaagctaaatgatTTATCTACAACTTGTCAggaacattaatccaaaatttCAAATGGAAATTATGAACGCTCTATGAGGAGTTTGCTTTTAAAGATGGTGGTTTGgccaaaaaatgagaaaaagtgccaAATTCGGCTTGCTAAATTAAGAATTACAGACTTCTTGTTGAATTTAGGATGTAGGTCCAAAGTGCATTTGGCGCTAACGAGTCCCGAAACTGCATCAACAAACTACATGTTAAATTTTTCACCAATTATAACGTCCTGCAAAATTTCATGACATTTCAACCCTGGGAAGGGCCTCAAAAATACAAGTAAAgtggcaataaaataaaaataataaaaagaaaaacccaTACAGAAACAATAGAGCCTTCGCACCACATTTGGTGTAATTAGTAATTGtgcgtgtagaaatgtaatgaattacttcacttcttttaaaacatacttaaatacaagtaaaatgactgatttagaaatatacttaaaaaagtgCAAGTATCCATaatagcaactcaattacagtaacgtgagtaattgtaatccattactttcacctgtggTGAGTTCAGACAAAAGAATACCAGAGAAGTCGAGTGGGAGCTCCGACATTAAGTGGTGTTCCAAGTCACAGTTTCAAGTAGGAAGTCGAAAAATATCAAGTTCTGAGTTACCTGGAACACAGCATAAGCTCTGTAGAAAGAAGCTCAGATAGCTTCAGTGTGGAACcacggatgtgtgtgtgtgtgcattcaaCCTGCTGTATATTATGGGATGTTTTCCAGGTTTCCTTCCCGCTGCTCAGGCTAACGTGGAGAACGAGGTTGCCTTCAAAGACCagatggagatgatggtgaagCGAGGGATCGTAGAGCAGTGCTGCCATAAACCCTGTAACATCTTTGACCTGCAGAACTACTGCAACTGACCCCGCCCACCACCACGGCCCCGCCCAGTCAGTCTGATCTGGACCACACACTGCTGACTAATCAAAGTATTtttcctacaaaataaaatgtttgaataAAGACTGAAGCAGAGTTTTCACTGGTAATTTAACAGATTGatactaaaataaatacaatatccAAAGAAAGGCAGGACAAATTAAACCAGaacatcatcaaaaaaaaaaaaaaaatcagaaataattTAGTCCATTCAGAGACTAATTTTGAAATAATAGAATTAAGACATAATGTTAACTGATTTAAATGTCACATGTCAAATTATGaactaatagtaataataactaTATGTTTTTCCActcaatttgttttttcttattctgtgtgttttgtgttttttttttacattttgtgtttatga carries:
- the LOC114475502 gene encoding insulin-like; translated protein: MAALWFSSLLLLLVSSAAAQAVAPPQHLCGSHLVDALYLVCGERGFFYNPKRDVDPLLGFLPAAQANVENEVAFKDQMEMMVKRGIVEQCCHKPCNIFDLQNYCN